A single genomic interval of Zobellia nedashkovskayae harbors:
- a CDS encoding ComEA family DNA-binding protein: MKNFKSHFRFNKQERSGVFYLLFIIVTLQLAYFVLRSSGAAEINNSFIENEPLQARIDSLKVREQLKDSIKIYPFNPNYITDFKGYTLGLSVEEIDRLHDFRNNGKFVNSAEDFQKVTQVSDSLLQIISPYFKFPEWTQRKAKSTSSYKRSSTEQERGVRKAESKFAVSDLNSATIEELRQINGIGEKLSARIVKFRDRLGGFLVNEQLYDVYGLEPEVVERTLKRFQVLKKPIIEKININTASAKNLSKLVYLQKSVSEGIVNYRTDKGTILSFDELSKIEDFPFEKIDRIKLYLTL; this comes from the coding sequence ATGAAAAATTTCAAATCCCACTTCAGGTTCAATAAGCAAGAACGAAGTGGGGTTTTTTATTTGCTGTTCATAATAGTAACGCTTCAGTTAGCATATTTCGTTCTTCGTTCATCCGGAGCTGCTGAGATTAATAATTCTTTTATTGAGAATGAACCATTACAAGCACGGATAGATAGTCTAAAGGTTCGGGAGCAACTAAAAGACTCTATTAAGATTTACCCTTTTAATCCTAATTATATAACGGACTTTAAGGGCTATACCTTGGGGTTGTCCGTAGAAGAAATTGATAGGTTACATGATTTCAGAAATAATGGAAAATTTGTAAATTCGGCAGAAGACTTTCAAAAAGTAACCCAAGTTTCAGATTCCTTGCTACAAATAATTTCTCCTTATTTTAAGTTTCCTGAATGGACGCAGCGCAAAGCAAAGTCCACTTCATCTTATAAAAGATCATCTACAGAACAAGAAAGAGGTGTTAGAAAGGCGGAATCAAAATTTGCAGTTTCCGATTTAAATTCTGCAACTATTGAAGAACTTCGGCAAATTAACGGAATTGGTGAAAAGCTTTCTGCTAGAATTGTAAAATTTCGGGATAGGTTAGGAGGGTTTTTGGTAAATGAACAATTGTATGATGTGTATGGTTTGGAGCCTGAAGTTGTAGAACGAACTTTGAAACGATTTCAAGTGCTGAAAAAACCAATTATCGAGAAAATTAACATAAATACAGCATCAGCTAAAAATCTATCTAAATTAGTATATCTTCAAAAAAGTGTCTCTGAGGGCATAGTAAATTACAGAACTGACAAAGGAACTATACTTTCTTTTGATGAATTATCAAAAATAGAAGATTTTCCATTTGAGAAGATTGATAGAATTAAGTTATATTTGACCCTATAA
- a CDS encoding amino acid carrier protein: protein MKKFTLLFFLLLGVVAFSQELVVKGKVYNPSAQINDGVIELDVTGGTPPYVYKWSNQSTALSSKRASGLVEGVPYDVLITDSAGNSETKVFEIEPAAIAEIFNGTMTPAVSALGAILFWDPFAAVGIYDPVVYADVKLVGTPGWTNETENRFVLKKWLKPEGAKVKKGDNIAIVSSNDEQDLTVTATVTGELKYLVSEGKVIYNSENAKHVIESGAHYLAEIKYDEPLVMVHPNGDPITKPIPFIVIWLVLGATFFTIRMGFINIRGFGHSIDLARGKYDDPDAPGQVTHFQALATAVSGTVGLGNIAGVAVAVSLGGAGATFWMIVCGLLGMSSKFVECTLGVKYRDILPDGRVFGGPMNYLRYGLEKRGMKGFGKVLAGFFAVLAIGASFGGGNMFQANQSFEQLAGQFPALVGQGFWFGVVTAILVGVVIIGGINSIANVTGKIVPLMASVYIIAALAVIIMNIENIGPAFTAIWEGAFSPSALKGGVIGVLVIGFQRAAFSNEAGVGSAAIAHSTAKTNHPPSEGFVALLEPFLDTVVVCTLTALVLIFTGMHEVEGMAGAQLTSDAFGSQISWFPYVLALAVFLFAFSTMISWSYYGMRAWTYLFGKSKKSEMVYKMLFLVFVVIGASVSLGAVLDFSDMMILAMSFPNIIGLYIMSGEVKSDLGTYWKKLKKNELFKKQITAKE, encoded by the coding sequence ATGAAGAAATTTACCTTATTGTTTTTCCTACTACTTGGTGTAGTGGCCTTTTCTCAAGAACTTGTTGTAAAAGGCAAGGTTTACAATCCGTCAGCACAAATAAACGATGGTGTTATTGAGTTAGATGTAACGGGAGGGACACCTCCATATGTTTATAAATGGAGTAATCAGTCAACTGCTTTGTCTTCTAAAAGAGCCAGTGGGCTTGTAGAAGGTGTGCCTTATGATGTATTGATTACCGATTCTGCGGGTAATTCGGAAACAAAAGTATTTGAAATAGAACCCGCAGCAATAGCTGAAATTTTTAATGGTACAATGACCCCTGCGGTAAGCGCATTGGGTGCTATACTTTTTTGGGATCCTTTTGCTGCTGTAGGGATTTATGATCCTGTAGTTTACGCAGATGTTAAATTGGTGGGTACCCCGGGGTGGACCAATGAAACTGAAAATAGATTCGTTCTCAAAAAATGGCTGAAGCCTGAAGGAGCTAAGGTCAAGAAAGGTGATAATATCGCTATAGTTTCGAGTAATGATGAACAAGATTTAACTGTCACTGCTACTGTTACTGGAGAATTAAAGTATTTGGTAAGTGAAGGTAAAGTCATTTACAATTCTGAAAATGCAAAACATGTTATTGAGTCGGGCGCGCATTACTTAGCAGAAATTAAGTATGATGAGCCTTTGGTTATGGTACATCCAAATGGAGACCCAATTACTAAGCCTATCCCCTTTATTGTAATTTGGTTGGTCTTAGGAGCTACTTTCTTTACGATTAGAATGGGCTTTATTAATATTAGAGGCTTTGGGCACTCTATTGATTTAGCAAGAGGAAAGTATGATGATCCTGATGCACCTGGTCAAGTAACACATTTCCAGGCTTTGGCAACAGCGGTATCAGGTACAGTAGGGCTCGGTAATATTGCGGGTGTTGCAGTAGCCGTTTCCTTAGGTGGTGCAGGAGCAACATTTTGGATGATTGTTTGTGGTTTATTGGGGATGTCTTCTAAATTTGTTGAATGTACGTTAGGTGTAAAATATAGAGATATATTACCAGATGGAAGGGTTTTTGGAGGCCCAATGAATTATTTAAGGTACGGACTAGAGAAGCGTGGTATGAAAGGCTTTGGTAAAGTCTTAGCAGGTTTCTTTGCTGTCTTGGCAATTGGCGCATCTTTTGGTGGTGGAAACATGTTCCAGGCGAATCAATCTTTTGAGCAATTGGCAGGACAATTTCCAGCTTTGGTTGGTCAAGGATTTTGGTTTGGTGTTGTTACGGCAATTCTTGTAGGTGTTGTAATTATAGGTGGAATTAATAGTATAGCTAATGTTACGGGTAAGATTGTTCCTTTAATGGCTTCGGTTTATATCATAGCGGCTTTGGCAGTGATTATTATGAACATTGAAAACATAGGGCCTGCATTTACGGCAATATGGGAAGGAGCTTTTAGTCCATCTGCTTTAAAAGGTGGGGTTATAGGTGTTCTGGTAATTGGCTTTCAGAGGGCGGCCTTCTCTAATGAGGCGGGCGTTGGTTCCGCGGCCATTGCGCATAGTACTGCAAAAACCAATCATCCTCCATCAGAAGGTTTTGTAGCTCTTCTTGAGCCTTTCTTAGATACGGTGGTAGTTTGTACGCTTACAGCTCTCGTGCTTATTTTTACAGGTATGCACGAAGTAGAAGGTATGGCAGGAGCACAGTTGACTTCAGATGCATTCGGAAGCCAAATTTCATGGTTTCCATACGTATTGGCTTTAGCGGTATTCCTTTTTGCTTTTTCTACAATGATATCATGGTCATACTATGGCATGCGTGCTTGGACATACCTTTTTGGAAAAAGTAAAAAATCAGAGATGGTCTACAAGATGCTTTTCTTAGTATTTGTAGTTATTGGCGCTTCTGTTAGTTTGGGAGCTGTATTGGATTTCTCAGATATGATGATTCTGGCCATGTCGTTCCCAAATATCATTGGTCTTTATATCATGTCGGGTGAGGTTAAGAGCGACTTAGGTACATACTGGAAGAAACTTAAGAAAAACGAACTTTTTAAAAAGCAGATAACCGCTAAGGAATAG